A genomic window from Gossypium hirsutum isolate 1008001.06 chromosome D12, Gossypium_hirsutum_v2.1, whole genome shotgun sequence includes:
- the LOC107945836 gene encoding cytokinin hydroxylase, which produces MAAMVVFLITLSVLFMIFLLFKLVFDTISCYLLNPRRIRKTMEKQGVRGPKPRGVTGNMLEMFKLTSQSTSKEMGTIHHDLVGRLLPHYVKWSKSYGKRFIYWHGVEPRMCLTDTELIKELMTKHHLVTGKSWLQQQGSKHFTGRGLLMANDRDWYHQRHIASPAFMGDKLKSYCGHMVESTKQMLQSLQNAVNSGQTEFEIGAYMSRLTADIIARTEFDSSYEKGKQIFYLLTSLQHLCAQASRHLCFPGSRFFPTKYNREMKSLKMEVDRLLMEIIQSRKDCVEIGRSSSYGNDLLGILLNEMEKKRGDQFKLNLQLIMDECKTFFFAGHETTALLLTWTVMLLATNPSWQDKVRAELKEVCNGGVPSVDQLSKLTVLHMVINESLRLYPPATVLPRMAFENIKLGDLFIPKGLSIWIPVLAIHHCEELWGKDVNEFNPNRFNSRPFTSGRHFMPFAAGPRNCIGQSFAMMEAKIILSMLISRFSFTISQSYRHAPVVVMTLKPKHGVQVHLKPLNS; this is translated from the exons ATGGCTGCTATGGTGGTGTTTCTGATTACCCTTTCGGTTCTTTTCATGATATTCTTGTTGTTTAAACTTGTGTTTGACACCATCTCATGTTACCTGCTGAATCCCAGACGCATAAGGAAAACCATGGAGAAACAAGGAGTGCGTGGCCCGAAACCCCGCGGAGTAACCGGCAACATGCTCGAGATGTTCAAGCTAACTTCACAATCGACCTCGAAAGAAATGGGAACCATCCACCACGACCTAGTTGGCCGGCTTTTGCCGCATTATGTCAAATGGTCTAAATCATATG GGAAAAGGTTTATATACTGGCATGGGGTGGAGCCAAGGATGTGTCTGACAGATACTGAGCTGATAAAAGAATTGATGACCAAACACCACCTTGTAACAGGCAAATCATGGCTGCAACAGCAAGGCTCAAAACATTTTACTGGGAGAGGTTTGTTAATGGCGAACGACCGGGACTGGTACCATCAGCGCCATATTGCTTCTCCAGCATTCATGGGAGATAAGCTTAAG AGTTATTGCGGCCACATGGTGGAGAGCACTAAGCAGATGCTCCAATCACTGCAAAATGCAGTAAATTCAGGTCAAACCGAGTTCGAAATCGGAGCATACATGTCTCGGCTTACTGCTGATATAATCGCAAGAACCGAATTCGATAGCAGTTATGAGAAAGGGAAACAAATATTCTATCTTCTGACATCTCTGCAACACCTTTGCGCTCAAGCAAGCAGGCACTTGTGCTTTCCAGGAAGCCG GTTTTTCCCAACAAAATATAACAGAGAAATGAAGTCCCTGAAGATGGAGGTGGATAGATTACTGATGGAGATTATACAAAGCCGAAAAGATTGTGTAGAAATTGGTCGGAGCAGTTCATATGGGAATGATTTGTTAGGTATTTTGCTTAATGAGatggaaaagaagagaggagACCAATTCAAACTAAACCTACAGTTGATAATGGATGAATGCAAAACTTTCTTCTTTGCCGGCCATGAAACTACTGCTCTTTTACTTACATGGACGGTCATGTTACTGGCCACCAACCCTTCTTGGCAAGATAAGGTTCGAGCTGAGCTCAAAGAGGTTTGCAATGGCGGAGTTCCCTCTGTTGATCAACTCTCTAAACTAACTGTG CTGCACATGGTTATAAATGAGTCATTGAGACTCTATCCACCAGCAACGGTCCTGCCACGGATGGCTTTTGAGAACATAAAATTAGGAGATCTCTTCATTCCCAAGGGACTATCGATATGGATACCAGTATTGGCGATACATCACTGTGAAGAATTATGGggaaaagatgtgaatgaattcaATCCTAATAGGTTCAACTCCAGACCCTTTACCTCCGGTCGACATTTTATGCCCTTTGCCGCCGGACCTCGAAATTGTATCGGTCAATCTTTTGCTATGATGGAAGCTAAGATCATCTTATCTATGTTGATCTCACGGTTTAGCTTCACAATTTCACAAAGTTACCGCCATGCTCCGGTGGTTGTCATGACTCTAAAACCGAAACATGGAGTCCAAGTGCATTTGAAGCCATTGAATTCTTAA